The following proteins are co-located in the Diaphorobacter sp. HDW4B genome:
- the mnmH gene encoding tRNA 2-selenouridine(34) synthase MnmH, with product MSHFKPVRPADRHQFDALIDARSPAEFALDHIPGAINCPVLDNEERAIVGTLFVQQGAFEARRVGGAMVAANLAKHLHEQFADKPERWKPLVYCWRGGMRSGSMVQWMRLVGWDAQQLAGGYKSFRRHVITQIEELVPQLQLRVILGATGSAKTRVLQALEAQGAQVLDLEHCARHKGSLLGNLPGIEQPSQKNFETQIGTVLEKLDVSRPLYLEGESARIGRLTVPLPLVDRMREATAIEIAATPDARLDYLLRDYAYLGDDVDLLTGKLRVLTESLGKETVGRWQNWAQEGQLSPLFAELMRLHYDPHYQRSQSNHFKLWDKRQCIEATSLAKADIERIAMQILALESAG from the coding sequence ATGTCTCACTTCAAACCCGTACGCCCCGCAGATCGCCACCAGTTCGACGCCCTCATCGATGCGCGTTCGCCCGCGGAGTTCGCGCTCGACCACATTCCCGGAGCCATCAACTGCCCCGTGCTCGACAACGAGGAGCGCGCCATCGTCGGCACGTTGTTCGTGCAGCAAGGCGCTTTCGAGGCGCGGCGCGTGGGCGGCGCGATGGTGGCGGCCAATCTCGCCAAACATCTGCACGAGCAATTCGCCGACAAGCCCGAACGCTGGAAGCCGCTGGTCTATTGCTGGCGCGGCGGCATGCGCAGCGGCTCCATGGTGCAGTGGATGCGCTTGGTCGGCTGGGACGCGCAGCAGCTCGCGGGCGGCTACAAGTCTTTTCGCCGCCATGTGATCACGCAGATCGAAGAGCTGGTTCCGCAACTGCAGTTGCGCGTGATTCTTGGCGCTACGGGCAGCGCCAAGACGCGCGTGCTGCAGGCTCTCGAAGCGCAAGGTGCGCAGGTGCTCGATCTGGAACATTGCGCGCGGCACAAGGGTTCGCTGCTTGGCAATTTGCCGGGCATCGAGCAGCCGTCGCAGAAGAATTTCGAGACGCAGATCGGCACCGTGCTGGAAAAGCTCGATGTCTCGCGCCCGCTGTATCTTGAAGGCGAAAGCGCGCGCATCGGTCGTTTGACCGTGCCTCTGCCACTGGTCGATCGGATGCGCGAAGCCACTGCCATCGAGATTGCGGCCACGCCCGACGCGCGGCTTGACTATCTGCTGCGCGACTACGCTTATCTGGGCGACGATGTCGACCTGCTGACCGGAAAACTCAGGGTGCTGACAGAATCGCTGGGCAAGGAAACCGTAGGCCGCTGGCAGAACTGGGCGCAGGAAGGGCAGCTCTCGCCCCTGTTCGCCGAACTCATGCGCCTGCATTACGACCCACACTACCAGCGCTCGCAGTCCAACCACTTCAAGCTCTGGGACAAGCGCCAGTGCATCGAGGCGACGTCGCTTGCCAAGGCGGATATCGAGCGCATTGCCATGCAGATTCTTGCGCTCGAATCGGCGGGTTGA
- a CDS encoding NAD(P)-dependent oxidoreductase, whose product MESTANRACGVHAARLNLVEYAVNFSDSHAPLTKPQALIEAERCYYCYDAPCMTACPTSIDIPSFIQRIAQGNDRGAAKAILESNPLGGMCARVCPTEVLCEQACVRNKNEDKPVEIGSLQRYATDALFDNPGAPLLTRAASTGKRIAVVGAGPAGLAAAHGLAMRGNDVVLFDARPKLGGLNEYGLATYKTTNGFAQKEIDWLLSIGGISVRCNQRLGRDMTVDSLLEGYDAVFLGLGLSGVNSIGIAEPQAEGLRNAVDFIAELRQAGSFSEIPVGRKVVVIGGGMTAVDAAVQATKLGAEDVTIVYRRGASAMSASTVEQRWAQTHGVKIKHWSTPKEILSDNGKVSGVRFAMTTQRADGGITETDEQFVIEADMVLKAIGQSYTADHAGEEIQLTSGRIATDDEGRTSVARVWAGGDCRAGGRDLTVEAVEHGKVAAQSIHAALNAA is encoded by the coding sequence ATGGAATCGACCGCCAACCGCGCGTGTGGAGTGCACGCCGCACGCCTGAACCTTGTGGAGTACGCTGTGAATTTCAGCGACTCGCACGCCCCGCTCACCAAGCCGCAAGCGCTGATCGAAGCCGAGCGCTGCTACTACTGCTACGACGCGCCCTGCATGACGGCGTGCCCCACCAGCATCGACATTCCCAGCTTCATCCAGCGGATTGCGCAGGGCAACGATCGCGGCGCGGCCAAGGCGATTCTCGAATCCAACCCGCTGGGCGGCATGTGCGCTCGCGTATGCCCTACCGAAGTGCTGTGCGAGCAGGCTTGCGTGCGCAACAAAAATGAAGACAAGCCGGTGGAGATCGGGTCACTGCAGCGCTACGCTACGGACGCGCTGTTCGACAACCCAGGAGCGCCACTGCTCACACGCGCCGCATCCACGGGCAAGCGCATCGCCGTAGTGGGCGCGGGCCCTGCGGGATTGGCGGCGGCGCATGGTCTCGCCATGCGTGGCAACGACGTGGTCTTATTCGATGCCCGACCCAAACTTGGCGGTTTGAACGAATATGGCCTTGCCACGTACAAGACGACTAACGGCTTCGCGCAGAAGGAAATCGACTGGCTTCTGTCCATCGGCGGCATCTCGGTGCGCTGCAATCAGCGCCTCGGCCGCGACATGACGGTGGACTCGCTGCTCGAAGGCTACGACGCGGTGTTTCTCGGTCTCGGCCTCTCCGGCGTCAACAGCATCGGCATCGCGGAACCTCAGGCGGAAGGCCTGCGCAATGCGGTCGATTTCATTGCGGAACTGCGCCAGGCAGGCAGTTTCTCCGAGATCCCGGTCGGTCGCAAAGTGGTGGTGATCGGTGGCGGCATGACCGCCGTGGATGCTGCCGTGCAGGCCACCAAGCTGGGTGCCGAAGACGTGACCATCGTGTATCGCCGTGGCGCATCCGCGATGTCGGCATCGACCGTGGAGCAGCGCTGGGCGCAGACGCACGGCGTGAAGATCAAGCACTGGAGCACGCCCAAGGAGATTCTGAGCGACAACGGCAAGGTGAGCGGTGTGCGCTTTGCGATGACCACGCAACGCGCGGACGGCGGCATCACCGAGACCGACGAGCAATTCGTGATCGAAGCCGACATGGTGCTCAAAGCCATCGGCCAGAGCTACACCGCCGATCACGCGGGCGAAGAAATCCAATTGACATCCGGGAGGATCGCCACGGACGACGAGGGACGCACCAGCGTCGCGCGTGTCTGGGCGGGCGGTGACTGTCGCGCGGGAGGGCGCGACCTCACCGTCGAAGCGGTGGAGCACGGCAAGGTCGCCGCGCAGTCCATCCACGCTGCGTTGAATGCGGCTTGA
- a CDS encoding Zn-dependent hydrolase, translating to MDTKVKNTTATDVSQVRVNGERLWQSLMELAEIGATAKGGVCRLALTDLDKKGRDLVTRWAKEAGMTVTIDKIGNGFMRRPGRNNSLPPIMTGSHIDTQPTGGKFDGNYGVLAGIEVVRTLNDHHIETEAPIEVAFWTNEEGSRFVPVMMGSGVFAKAFTLDHAYAAKDTEGKSVKDELARIGYIGPEEPGDHPIGHYFETHIEQGPVLEDNDKTIGVVTGVLGIRWYDCTVTGMEAHAGPTPMALRKDALQVATRVMQEVVACAHRHPPHGRGTVGMVHVHPNSRNVIPGEVKFSIDLRNATDADCEAMDADIRAVADKISKETGLPIKIDLVSSYPAQPFNADCIEAVRRGAETLGYSHMNAVSGAGHDAVYMARLAPAGMIFIPCKDGISHNEIEDAKPEHITAGCNVLLHAMIERAGT from the coding sequence ATGGATACCAAAGTGAAAAATACCACTGCCACCGACGTCAGCCAAGTGCGCGTGAACGGCGAGCGCCTCTGGCAGTCGCTCATGGAACTCGCCGAGATCGGCGCAACGGCCAAGGGCGGCGTCTGCCGTCTGGCGCTCACCGATCTGGACAAGAAGGGCCGCGACCTCGTCACCCGCTGGGCCAAGGAAGCCGGCATGACCGTCACCATCGACAAGATCGGCAACGGCTTCATGCGCCGCCCCGGCCGCAACAACAGCCTGCCGCCCATCATGACCGGCAGCCACATCGACACCCAGCCGACCGGCGGCAAGTTCGACGGCAACTACGGCGTGCTCGCGGGCATCGAAGTGGTGCGCACACTGAACGACCACCACATCGAAACCGAAGCGCCCATCGAAGTTGCGTTCTGGACCAATGAAGAAGGCTCACGCTTCGTGCCCGTGATGATGGGCTCGGGCGTGTTCGCCAAGGCCTTCACGCTGGACCATGCCTACGCCGCCAAGGACACTGAGGGCAAGAGCGTCAAGGACGAACTTGCGCGCATCGGCTACATCGGCCCCGAGGAACCGGGCGACCACCCCATCGGTCACTATTTCGAGACCCACATCGAACAAGGTCCGGTGCTTGAAGACAACGACAAGACCATCGGCGTGGTCACCGGCGTGCTCGGCATCCGCTGGTATGACTGCACCGTCACCGGCATGGAAGCGCATGCGGGCCCCACGCCCATGGCGCTGCGCAAGGATGCGCTGCAAGTCGCTACTCGCGTGATGCAGGAAGTGGTGGCCTGCGCGCACCGCCATCCACCGCATGGACGCGGCACGGTCGGCATGGTGCATGTGCACCCCAACAGCCGCAACGTGATTCCGGGCGAAGTGAAATTCAGCATCGACCTGCGCAACGCCACCGATGCCGACTGCGAAGCCATGGACGCAGACATCCGCGCGGTGGCCGACAAGATCAGCAAGGAAACCGGACTGCCGATCAAGATCGATCTGGTGTCGAGCTACCCCGCGCAACCGTTCAACGCCGACTGCATCGAGGCCGTGCGCCGTGGCGCGGAAACGCTGGGATATTCGCACATGAATGCCGTCTCCGGCGCAGGGCACGATGCCGTCTACATGGCGCGACTGGCACCTGCAGGGATGATCTTCATTCCGTGCAAGGATGGCATCAGCCATAACGAGATCGAAGATGCCAAGCCCGAGCACATCACCGCCGGCTGCAACGTGCTCCTCCACGCCATGATCGAACGCGCTGGGACTTGA
- the preA gene encoding NAD-dependent dihydropyrimidine dehydrogenase subunit PreA, producing the protein MADISSNFLGIKSPNPFWLASAPPTDKEINVTRAFEAGWGGVVWKTLGEDPPVVNVNGPRYSTLMSQDRRVMGLNNIELITDRPLRQNLEEIRRVKRLWPDRAMIVSLMVPCVEESWKNILPMVEDVGADGIELNFGCPHGMSERGMGAAVGQVPEYIQMVTEWCKHYSKMPVIVKLTPNITDVRQPARAAKRGGADAVSLINTINSIMGVDLESMAMHPNTGGWGSHGGYCGPAVKPIALNMVGEIARDVETAGLPISGIGGITTWRDAAEYIALGCGSVQVCTAAMVYGFKIVEDMCDGLSNFMDAHGYKTIEDFRGKAVPTVKDWKQLNLNHIDKAVINQDSCIQCGRCHVVCEDTSHQAIFYKKGENGERKFEINEAECVGCNLCVSICPVPDTISMRALAVGEVDARTGIKVTGEYANWTTHPNNPQCLTAAEA; encoded by the coding sequence ATGGCCGATATCAGCAGCAATTTTCTGGGCATCAAGAGTCCCAATCCGTTCTGGCTTGCATCTGCACCGCCGACCGACAAGGAGATCAACGTCACCCGCGCCTTCGAAGCGGGCTGGGGCGGCGTGGTGTGGAAGACGCTGGGTGAAGATCCACCAGTCGTCAACGTGAACGGCCCGCGCTATTCGACCCTCATGTCGCAGGACCGCCGCGTGATGGGCTTGAACAACATCGAGTTGATCACCGACCGACCACTGCGCCAGAATCTGGAGGAAATCCGCCGCGTCAAACGCCTGTGGCCCGATCGCGCAATGATCGTCTCGCTGATGGTGCCTTGCGTCGAAGAGAGCTGGAAGAATATTCTTCCCATGGTCGAAGACGTGGGCGCGGATGGCATCGAACTGAACTTCGGGTGCCCGCACGGCATGAGCGAACGCGGCATGGGCGCGGCGGTCGGTCAGGTGCCCGAATACATCCAGATGGTGACCGAGTGGTGCAAGCATTACTCCAAGATGCCGGTGATCGTGAAGCTCACGCCCAACATCACCGACGTGCGCCAGCCTGCCCGCGCGGCCAAACGCGGCGGTGCGGATGCGGTCTCGCTGATCAACACGATCAACTCCATCATGGGCGTGGATCTCGAATCCATGGCCATGCACCCCAACACCGGCGGCTGGGGTTCGCACGGCGGTTACTGCGGCCCGGCCGTCAAGCCGATCGCGCTCAACATGGTGGGTGAAATCGCGCGCGATGTGGAGACTGCGGGTCTGCCGATCAGCGGCATCGGCGGCATCACCACCTGGCGTGACGCGGCCGAATACATTGCGCTCGGCTGCGGCTCGGTGCAGGTATGCACTGCGGCCATGGTCTACGGTTTCAAGATCGTCGAGGACATGTGCGATGGTCTGTCCAACTTCATGGACGCGCACGGCTACAAGACCATCGAAGACTTCCGGGGCAAGGCCGTTCCCACGGTCAAGGACTGGAAGCAGCTCAATCTCAACCACATCGACAAGGCCGTGATCAATCAGGACTCGTGCATCCAGTGCGGTCGCTGCCATGTGGTGTGCGAGGACACCTCGCACCAGGCCATCTTCTACAAGAAGGGAGAGAACGGAGAACGCAAGTTCGAAATCAACGAAGCCGAGTGCGTCGGCTGCAACCTGTGCGTATCGATCTGCCCGGTCCCGGACACGATCTCCATGCGCGCGCTGGCCGTGGGCGAAGTGGATGCACGCACCGGCATCAAGGTGACAGGCGAATATGCCAATTGGACCACGCATCCGAACAATCCCCAATGCCTTACTGCGGCAGAGGCGTGA
- a CDS encoding NCS1 family nucleobase:cation symporter-1, whose protein sequence is MTSPHTAGAASDLTNDDLAPTTEAQRTWRWYHFTALWIGMVMCIPAYTLAASLVEGGMSAMQAVMTVFLANVIVLVPMLLIGHAGAKYGIPYAVLARASFGTKGAKLPAVLRALVACGWYGIQTWFGGLMIYTLLGVILGHPLESDKIPGLGINLAQLICFLVFWAIQFYFVVHGIESIRKLETYTAPAKIVICFVLLWWVYEKAGGFGPILNKPSAFEAGGPKAGQFWGTFWPSLTAMIGFWATLALNIPDFTRFAKSQRDQVVGQAIGLPVPMGLLAGLAVIVTSATVVIYGKALWDPVDVAARMTGIAVLIALIVLLVDTVSVNLAANLVGPAYDFSALNPRKISYRTGGYITVAIAIVMMPWKILESTQGYIFTWLIGYSALLGPIAGILMVDYFLIRRTQLDVPELYKENGKYTYSGGWNWVAVAAFVIGVAPNVPGFLNAAFPNTFPNVGSVFKELYAYAWFIGLFIAAVVYRLGMGSHMASTQATLRRA, encoded by the coding sequence ATGACAAGCCCGCATACCGCTGGTGCCGCCAGCGACCTGACAAATGACGATCTAGCGCCCACCACCGAGGCGCAGCGAACCTGGCGCTGGTACCACTTCACCGCCCTGTGGATCGGCATGGTGATGTGCATCCCGGCCTACACGCTGGCAGCCAGTCTGGTCGAAGGCGGCATGTCGGCCATGCAGGCGGTGATGACGGTGTTTCTCGCCAACGTGATCGTGCTGGTGCCCATGCTGCTCATCGGTCATGCGGGCGCGAAATACGGTATTCCCTATGCGGTGCTCGCACGCGCTTCTTTCGGCACCAAAGGGGCCAAGCTGCCCGCCGTGCTGCGCGCGCTGGTGGCCTGCGGCTGGTACGGTATCCAGACTTGGTTCGGCGGCCTGATGATCTACACGCTGCTGGGCGTGATCCTCGGCCATCCGCTGGAGAGCGACAAGATTCCGGGCCTCGGCATCAACCTCGCGCAGCTCATCTGCTTCCTGGTGTTCTGGGCCATCCAGTTCTATTTCGTGGTGCACGGCATCGAGTCGATCCGCAAGCTCGAAACCTACACCGCTCCCGCGAAGATCGTCATCTGCTTTGTGTTGCTGTGGTGGGTCTATGAAAAGGCGGGCGGCTTCGGTCCCATCCTGAACAAGCCTTCCGCATTCGAAGCAGGCGGCCCCAAGGCAGGCCAGTTCTGGGGCACCTTCTGGCCATCGCTCACCGCCATGATCGGCTTCTGGGCCACGCTCGCGCTGAACATTCCCGACTTCACGCGTTTTGCCAAATCGCAGCGCGACCAAGTCGTCGGCCAAGCCATCGGTCTGCCCGTTCCCATGGGCCTGCTTGCAGGTCTGGCCGTGATCGTCACATCGGCAACGGTGGTCATCTACGGCAAGGCGCTGTGGGACCCCGTCGATGTAGCAGCACGCATGACCGGCATCGCCGTGCTGATCGCGCTGATCGTGCTGCTGGTCGACACCGTGAGCGTGAATCTGGCCGCCAACCTCGTCGGCCCGGCCTATGACTTCTCGGCCCTGAACCCACGCAAGATCAGCTACCGCACCGGCGGCTACATCACCGTGGCCATCGCCATCGTGATGATGCCCTGGAAGATTCTCGAATCCACACAGGGCTACATCTTCACCTGGCTGATCGGCTACTCCGCCCTGCTCGGTCCGATTGCCGGCATCCTGATGGTGGACTACTTCCTCATCCGTCGCACACAACTCGACGTGCCCGAACTCTACAAAGAAAACGGCAAATACACCTACTCCGGCGGTTGGAACTGGGTAGCCGTAGCGGCCTTCGTGATCGGCGTCGCGCCCAACGTCCCCGGCTTCCTGAACGCCGCTTTCCCCAACACCTTCCCCAACGTAGGCAGCGTCTTCAAGGAGCTGTATGCCTACGCCTGGTTCATCGGCCTGTTCATCGCCGCCGTGGTCTACCGCCTCGGCATGGGCAGCCACATGGCATCCACGCAGGCCACTTTGAGGCGTGCGTGA
- a CDS encoding type II toxin-antitoxin system RelE/ParE family toxin: protein MTQKRRLLHWEGSSKKDFKTFPVAVQKDMGVALFVVQLGGSPGMAKPWKGLGSGVFELFEDHRGDTFRAVYTVRVGDVIHVLHAFQKKSKSGISTPRPDVDLIEKRLKAVLARYAH, encoded by the coding sequence ATGACGCAAAAAAGAAGGCTTCTTCACTGGGAAGGTTCGTCGAAAAAAGACTTCAAGACCTTCCCGGTTGCAGTGCAGAAAGACATGGGTGTGGCGCTTTTCGTCGTGCAGTTGGGCGGCAGTCCCGGCATGGCGAAACCATGGAAAGGTCTGGGCAGTGGCGTGTTCGAGCTGTTCGAGGACCATCGTGGTGACACCTTTCGCGCCGTATACACGGTGCGGGTGGGCGATGTCATTCATGTTCTGCACGCATTCCAGAAGAAATCCAAGTCCGGCATTTCCACACCGCGTCCTGATGTGGATCTGATCGAAAAGCGGCTCAAGGCCGTGCTTGCGCGGTATGCGCATTGA
- the hydA gene encoding dihydropyrimidinase, with translation MSTASRPILIRGGTVVNADREERADVLIVDGKIAAVGESAVAQAPSGTETLDASGQYVMPGGIDPHTHMQLPFMGTVTADDFFTGTAAGLAGGTTSIIDFVIPDPQEPLMDAYKKWRGWAEKAASDYSFHVAVTWWSDKVREDMGTLVREEGVNSFKHFMAYKNAIMCDDETLVNSFKRALELGAMPTVHAENGELVYLLQQEVARMGITGPEGHPLSRPPMVEAEAANRAIAIADVLGVPIYVVHVSCIEAADAIARARARGQRVYGEVLAGHLTIDDSVYRNPDYATAAAYVMSPPFRPKEHQEALWRGLQAGHLHTTATDHCTFCAAQKAAGKDNFAKTPNGTGGVEERMAVIWDAGVNTGRLTPSEFVAVTSANTAKLFNVYPRKGFVGAGADADVVLWDPKATKTLSVKTQHSKGDFNIFEGRNVTGLPSHTISRGKVVYANGDLRAEKNAGQYFKRPAFGPNFQAVQKRAQDLAPTAVERKG, from the coding sequence ATGAGCACAGCCAGCCGCCCTATTCTGATCCGTGGTGGCACCGTAGTGAATGCCGACCGCGAAGAACGCGCCGACGTATTGATCGTCGACGGCAAGATCGCGGCCGTCGGAGAATCGGCTGTCGCCCAGGCTCCTTCCGGCACGGAAACACTCGACGCCAGCGGCCAATACGTGATGCCCGGCGGCATCGATCCGCACACGCACATGCAGCTGCCCTTCATGGGCACGGTCACGGCCGACGACTTCTTCACCGGCACTGCAGCAGGCCTGGCAGGCGGCACCACCAGCATCATCGACTTCGTGATTCCCGATCCGCAGGAACCGTTGATGGATGCCTACAAAAAGTGGCGCGGCTGGGCGGAGAAAGCCGCTTCCGACTACTCCTTCCACGTCGCCGTCACCTGGTGGAGCGACAAGGTGCGCGAGGATATGGGCACGCTGGTGCGCGAAGAAGGCGTGAACAGCTTCAAGCATTTCATGGCCTACAAGAACGCCATCATGTGCGACGACGAAACGCTGGTGAACAGCTTCAAGCGCGCGCTGGAACTGGGTGCCATGCCGACCGTGCATGCCGAAAACGGCGAGCTGGTCTATCTGCTGCAGCAGGAAGTGGCGCGCATGGGCATCACCGGCCCCGAAGGCCATCCGCTGTCGCGCCCGCCGATGGTCGAGGCCGAAGCCGCCAACCGCGCCATCGCGATTGCCGACGTGCTGGGCGTGCCGATCTATGTGGTGCACGTGAGCTGCATCGAAGCCGCTGACGCCATCGCCCGCGCACGTGCTCGCGGCCAACGTGTTTACGGCGAAGTGCTGGCAGGCCATTTGACCATCGACGACAGCGTCTATCGCAATCCCGATTACGCCACCGCTGCAGCCTATGTGATGAGCCCTCCGTTCCGTCCCAAGGAACACCAGGAAGCCCTGTGGCGCGGCCTGCAGGCAGGCCATCTGCACACCACGGCGACCGACCACTGCACGTTCTGCGCTGCACAGAAAGCCGCCGGCAAGGACAACTTCGCCAAGACGCCGAACGGCACCGGCGGCGTGGAAGAACGCATGGCCGTGATCTGGGATGCGGGCGTGAACACCGGTCGCTTGACGCCCAGCGAGTTTGTCGCCGTCACCTCGGCGAACACCGCCAAGCTGTTCAACGTCTATCCACGCAAGGGCTTTGTCGGCGCCGGCGCGGATGCCGATGTGGTGCTGTGGGACCCCAAGGCCACCAAGACGCTGTCGGTGAAAACGCAGCACTCCAAGGGCGACTTCAACATCTTCGAAGGCCGCAATGTGACCGGCCTGCCCAGCCACACCATCAGCCGTGGCAAGGTCGTTTATGCCAATGGCGATCTGCGTGCGGAAAAGAACGCGGGGCAGTATTTCAAACGCCCTGCCTTCGGCCCCAACTTCCAGGCCGTGCAGAAACGCGCGCAAGACCTCGCGCCGACAGCGGTTGAACGCAAGGGCTGA
- a CDS encoding helix-turn-helix domain-containing protein, with protein sequence MTRHSNPAGTSNVLLDLGFDDAEELSAKAELALKLNEVIDQRELSQMEVAAITGMSQPKVSQVRRYKLQNISLERLMQALVALDQRVEIVVTPATRKHVAGITVAA encoded by the coding sequence ATGACTCGACATTCCAATCCAGCGGGAACCAGCAATGTGTTGCTCGACCTCGGATTTGATGACGCAGAGGAGCTGAGCGCCAAGGCCGAGCTTGCACTCAAGCTCAATGAGGTGATCGACCAGCGAGAACTGAGTCAGATGGAAGTGGCCGCCATCACCGGCATGTCTCAGCCGAAGGTGTCGCAGGTGCGGCGCTACAAGCTGCAGAACATCTCTCTGGAGCGTTTGATGCAAGCCCTGGTGGCGCTGGACCAGCGTGTGGAGATCGTTGTCACACCGGCCACGCGCAAACACGTGGCAGGCATCACGGTTGCTGCTTGA
- a CDS encoding TetR family transcriptional regulator C-terminal domain-containing protein: protein MSAPRDGTAPAATPTTTPVTGTRAPTASRLRKEQAILKEAENQFAVFGFEGASLENIANAVGISRHNLLYYFPSKDVLYRRVLDDVVFGWLAGMEDVWREQTDPVKALRSYIHGKLRSSFERPNAAKIFAKEVIAGAPRYADVIASSVKPVLDQEVQAFERWAQHGLVARMDFTHLMFVIWTVTQAYAEHQAQFAILLGKPALDETDFERAEEVITRLVLSGLGQKVD, encoded by the coding sequence GTGAGCGCCCCCCGAGATGGAACAGCGCCTGCCGCAACGCCAACCACCACACCTGTGACCGGAACGCGCGCGCCGACCGCATCGCGCCTGCGCAAGGAACAGGCGATCTTGAAAGAGGCGGAAAACCAGTTCGCCGTTTTCGGATTCGAAGGTGCGTCTCTCGAGAACATCGCCAACGCCGTGGGCATCAGCCGGCACAACCTGCTTTACTACTTTCCCAGCAAGGACGTGCTCTATCGCCGCGTGCTCGACGACGTGGTTTTTGGCTGGCTGGCGGGCATGGAGGACGTGTGGCGCGAACAGACCGACCCGGTCAAGGCGCTGCGTTCGTACATCCACGGCAAGCTGCGCTCGTCTTTCGAACGCCCGAATGCGGCCAAGATCTTCGCGAAGGAAGTGATCGCCGGAGCCCCGCGTTATGCCGACGTGATCGCTTCGTCCGTGAAGCCCGTGCTCGACCAGGAAGTGCAGGCCTTCGAGCGCTGGGCCCAGCACGGTCTGGTGGCCCGAATGGACTTCACCCACCTCATGTTCGTGATCTGGACCGTTACCCAAGCCTATGCAGAACACCAGGCACAGTTTGCGATTCTGCTGGGCAAGCCTGCGCTGGACGAGACCGACTTCGAACGTGCGGAGGAAGTGATCACGCGGTTGGTGTTGAGTGGGTTGGGGCAGAAGGTGGATTAG